The Macaca thibetana thibetana isolate TM-01 chromosome 19, ASM2454274v1, whole genome shotgun sequence genome has a segment encoding these proteins:
- the CEBPG gene encoding CCAAT/enhancer-binding protein gamma, which produces MSKISQQNSTPGVNGISVIHTQAHASGLQQVPQLVPAGPGGGGKAVAPSKQSKKSSPMDRNSDEYRQRRERNNMAVKKSRLKSKQKAQDTLQRVNQLKEENERLEAKIKLLTKELSVLKDLFLEHAHNLADNVQSISTENTTADGDSAGQ; this is translated from the coding sequence ATGAGCAAGATATCGCAGCAAAACAGCACTCCAGGGGTGAACGGAATTAGTGTTATCCATACCCAGGCACATGCCAGCGGCTTACAGCAGGTTCCTCAGCTGGTGCCTGCTGGCCCTGGGGGAGGAGGCAAAGCCGTGGCTCCCAGCAAGCAGAGCAAAAAGAGCTCGCCCATGGATCGAAACAGCGATGAGTATCGGCAGCGCCGAGAGAGGAACAACATGGCTGTGAAAAAGAGCCGGCTGAAAAGCAAGCAGAAAGCACAAGACACGCTGCAGAGAGTCAATCAGCTCAAGGAAGAGAATGAACGGTTGGAAGCAAAAATCAAATTGCTGACCAAGGAATTAAGTGTACTCAAAGATTTGTTTCTTGAGCACGCGCACAACCTTGCAGACAACGTACAGTCCATTAGCACTGAAAATACGACAGCAGATGGCGACAGTGCAGGACAGTAG